In Vibrio alginolyticus NBRC 15630 = ATCC 17749, one genomic interval encodes:
- a CDS encoding phenylacetate--CoA ligase family protein: MNELFDAKESLSLQAREESLFQRLPTLIENSKVNSEHYAAHFSGLEPTLANNREGLAQFPITRKFNVPNQQQLKPPFGGLNSVAIGQMARVFQSPGPLYEAQTDEADFWRMGRAFHAAGFCAGDLVHNTLSYHFSPGGFIMDGGARACGCAVFPAGVGNTEAQIEAIKQLQPNGYTGTPSYLLTLLQKYQEKYNELPSFEKALVSGEAVTAGMQQMFEEKGIAVFQAYASAELGLIAYQVSGEQGLVIAEDIIVEIVDPDGVPVQPGEVGEVVVTSFDEKFPLIRYATGDLSAYLETSSDSSRTNARIKGWMGRADSAVKVKGLFVYPHQIQEVCRRHDIKGSLKIERDGFNDAITFCCHDVHVSAEDIQATLQSVTKLKGNVQFVPNQVEQPLINDLRS; this comes from the coding sequence ATGAACGAACTATTTGATGCGAAAGAATCGTTGTCTCTACAGGCGCGAGAAGAGTCGTTGTTTCAACGTCTGCCAACGTTGATTGAAAATTCGAAAGTCAATAGCGAACATTACGCGGCGCATTTTTCTGGGTTAGAGCCTACATTGGCAAACAATCGTGAAGGGCTTGCTCAGTTCCCGATTACACGTAAGTTCAATGTACCTAATCAGCAGCAACTTAAACCGCCGTTTGGTGGCTTAAATAGCGTTGCCATTGGTCAAATGGCGCGTGTTTTTCAGTCTCCTGGGCCTTTATATGAGGCTCAAACGGATGAGGCCGATTTCTGGCGTATGGGGCGCGCGTTTCACGCTGCTGGGTTCTGTGCGGGTGATTTAGTGCATAACACGCTCTCTTACCATTTCTCTCCTGGCGGATTTATTATGGATGGTGGCGCAAGGGCTTGTGGCTGTGCGGTATTTCCGGCTGGAGTAGGCAATACCGAAGCGCAAATAGAGGCAATTAAACAGCTTCAACCTAATGGTTACACTGGCACACCTTCTTATTTGCTGACGTTGCTACAAAAGTACCAAGAGAAATACAATGAGCTGCCTAGCTTTGAGAAAGCTCTGGTCTCTGGTGAAGCGGTTACAGCAGGCATGCAACAGATGTTTGAGGAAAAAGGCATTGCAGTCTTTCAAGCCTACGCAAGTGCAGAGCTTGGTTTGATTGCTTATCAAGTGTCTGGTGAACAAGGATTAGTGATTGCCGAAGATATTATTGTTGAAATCGTTGATCCTGATGGTGTTCCTGTACAACCGGGAGAAGTCGGTGAAGTCGTTGTAACGTCGTTCGATGAGAAGTTCCCGCTGATTCGCTACGCAACGGGAGATTTATCGGCATATCTAGAGACAAGTTCTGATTCTTCACGCACGAATGCACGAATTAAGGGCTGGATGGGACGAGCAGACTCCGCGGTGAAAGTAAAAGGGCTGTTTGTTTATCCGCATCAAATCCAAGAAGTCTGTCGTCGCCACGATATTAAAGGCTCCTTGAAAATTGAGCGCGATGGCTTCAACGATGCCATTACTTTTTGTTGTCATGATGTGCATGTATCAGCAGAGGACATTCAAGCAACACTACAGTCAGTCACTAAACTGAAAGGCAATGTCCAGTTTGTACCGAACCAAGTGGAGCAGCCGTTAATCAATGATCTTCGCAGTTAA
- a CDS encoding methyltransferase domain-containing protein — MKQAPMINTQFWDDLFIRGTMPWDAQSTPQELKDYLDNSLHVGQSVFIPGCGAAYELSTFIQYGHDVIAMDYSQEAVKMAQSALGNYKDKVVLGDVFNADFSHSFDVIYERAFLAALPRDMWSEYFAMVDKLLPSGGFLIGFFVIDDNYLSRFPPFCLRSGELASFLEPTFELVESSVVVNSVEVFKGREQWMVWQKR; from the coding sequence ATGAAACAGGCACCAATGATTAACACACAATTCTGGGATGATTTGTTTATCCGAGGCACTATGCCTTGGGATGCCCAATCGACACCTCAAGAACTCAAGGACTATCTCGACAATTCACTTCATGTAGGCCAGTCAGTGTTTATTCCTGGGTGTGGTGCCGCTTATGAACTGAGCACTTTTATTCAATATGGGCATGACGTGATCGCGATGGATTACAGCCAAGAAGCGGTAAAAATGGCGCAATCAGCGTTAGGTAACTACAAAGATAAAGTCGTATTGGGTGATGTATTTAATGCCGATTTTTCTCACTCGTTTGATGTCATTTACGAGCGGGCCTTTCTCGCAGCACTACCAAGAGACATGTGGTCAGAATACTTTGCTATGGTGGATAAATTATTGCCAAGCGGAGGTTTTCTAATTGGTTTTTTCGTCATTGATGATAATTACCTATCACGCTTCCCTCCATTTTGTTTGAGAAGTGGGGAACTGGCATCTTTTCTAGAGCCCACGTTTGAACTTGTGGAATCCTCAGTGGTGGTAAACAGTGTTGAGGTTTTTAAAGGCAGAGAGCAATGGATGGTGTGGCAGAAACGTTAG
- a CDS encoding meso-2,3-butanediol dehydrogenase, translating to MRGLKNKVALVTGSANGIGLAIAKRLYEEGANVALADWNEEQLANAVEGFDKQRVSAHSIDVSDPEKVAALISDVVTRFGKLDILVNNAGVHVPGSVIEGSVEDWKKISGVNIDGVVYCAKFALPELLKTKGCMVNTASVSGLGGDWGAAFYCASKGAVVNLTRAMALDHGADGVRINAVCPSLVKTNMTNGWPQDIRDKFNERIALGRAAEPEEIASVVTFLASDDASFINGVNLPVDGGATASDGQPKIV from the coding sequence ATGAGAGGATTAAAAAATAAAGTCGCACTCGTCACTGGTTCTGCCAATGGCATTGGTTTGGCCATCGCAAAACGTTTGTATGAAGAAGGCGCAAACGTCGCTCTTGCCGATTGGAATGAAGAGCAGTTGGCAAACGCCGTTGAGGGCTTTGATAAACAGCGTGTGTCTGCGCATTCTATTGATGTTTCTGACCCAGAAAAAGTCGCAGCACTGATTTCTGATGTTGTTACCCGTTTCGGTAAACTGGATATTTTAGTAAACAATGCTGGCGTACATGTCCCTGGTTCCGTGATTGAAGGTAGTGTGGAAGACTGGAAGAAGATCTCTGGTGTAAACATTGACGGCGTCGTTTATTGCGCGAAGTTTGCTTTGCCTGAACTCTTAAAAACGAAAGGTTGTATGGTAAATACCGCGTCCGTTTCCGGTTTGGGTGGTGACTGGGGTGCCGCATTCTATTGCGCGAGTAAAGGTGCAGTGGTGAACCTTACCCGAGCGATGGCATTGGACCATGGTGCGGATGGGGTAAGAATTAACGCCGTATGCCCAAGTTTAGTAAAAACCAACATGACAAACGGCTGGCCGCAGGACATCCGCGATAAATTCAATGAGCGCATTGCGCTTGGCCGAGCAGCCGAACCTGAAGAAATTGCGTCTGTCGTGACTTTCTTGGCAAGTGATGACGCATCTTTCATTAATGGCGTAAACCTACCTGTAGACGGCGGTGCCACCGCATCAGATGGTCAACCTAAAATAGTATAA
- the alsS gene encoding acetolactate synthase AlsS: protein MQSKPSNKNGAQLIAQQLESLGIKYIFGIPGAKIDRLFDAIEDTNIQMIPVRHEANGAFMAGVMGRLTGKAGVTMVTSGPGCGNLVTGVATANSEGDPLIAIGGAVKRTDQQKQTHQSMDTVSIFRSITKFSAEVQHVDAASEIMANAFRIAESGRPGACFLSLPQDVLSEQTQTDIIVPSPYTQPGCADIVAIEEAVSRISKAKRCVVLLGLHASRSQNAAAIARFLQNTQLPVVGTYQAAGTVDINYYHHFAGRVGLFNNQPGDVLLRDADLILTIGFSPIEYDPELWNSHRNPVIHLDIEPAEYQLNYQPCVEIVGNIAQSLDKMGSYISEYARLSPTALSILEEVALQRQVIKAYPKVYNKQGFHPLALIKAMQSIITPDTTLCLDMGSFHIWIARYLSCFRARQMLVSNGQQTMGVALPWAIGASLLKPGSKVVSISGDGGFMQSSMELETAVRLNCNIVHIVWVDNAYNMVEMQEINKYQRCSGVKFGPIDFKAYAESFGAKGFAVTSQHELLPTLNKAMDVEGPAVVAIPVDYSDNDKLMLPRTEKNQDPVFVSFEGEIA from the coding sequence ATGCAATCCAAACCTTCAAATAAAAATGGAGCTCAGTTGATCGCTCAACAGCTAGAGTCTCTCGGCATTAAGTACATTTTCGGTATTCCCGGTGCAAAAATCGATCGACTGTTCGATGCGATTGAAGACACTAACATCCAAATGATTCCGGTACGCCACGAGGCTAACGGCGCATTTATGGCGGGCGTTATGGGAAGACTAACCGGCAAAGCAGGCGTCACAATGGTTACGTCAGGCCCTGGCTGTGGAAATCTAGTTACGGGGGTGGCAACAGCAAACTCCGAAGGCGATCCGCTGATTGCTATCGGTGGTGCGGTGAAACGAACTGACCAGCAAAAACAAACACACCAGAGCATGGATACCGTCAGTATTTTTCGCTCTATAACTAAGTTCAGTGCTGAAGTGCAGCATGTGGACGCCGCAAGCGAGATCATGGCGAACGCATTTCGTATCGCAGAGTCAGGTCGTCCTGGGGCTTGCTTTTTGAGTCTCCCCCAAGATGTTTTATCCGAGCAAACCCAAACGGACATTATTGTCCCCTCGCCTTACACACAGCCTGGTTGCGCAGACATCGTAGCAATCGAAGAAGCGGTCAGTCGAATCAGTAAAGCAAAGCGCTGTGTGGTTTTACTTGGCCTTCACGCGAGCCGCAGTCAAAACGCTGCTGCTATCGCCCGATTTCTTCAAAATACGCAGCTACCCGTTGTCGGCACTTACCAGGCCGCCGGCACGGTAGACATCAATTACTATCATCACTTTGCTGGGCGTGTCGGTTTGTTTAATAACCAACCTGGCGATGTTTTACTGCGGGACGCCGATTTAATTCTCACCATCGGCTTTAGCCCAATAGAGTATGACCCTGAGCTTTGGAACAGCCACCGCAACCCAGTGATTCACCTCGATATTGAACCAGCAGAATACCAACTTAATTATCAACCTTGTGTTGAAATCGTCGGAAACATTGCGCAGTCATTAGATAAAATGGGCAGCTATATCTCTGAATATGCTCGCCTTTCCCCAACGGCACTTTCAATACTGGAAGAGGTAGCACTGCAACGGCAAGTGATCAAGGCTTATCCCAAAGTCTATAACAAGCAAGGGTTTCATCCACTGGCGCTAATTAAAGCCATGCAATCTATCATCACACCAGATACCACGCTATGCCTTGATATGGGGAGCTTCCACATCTGGATCGCTCGTTACTTAAGCTGTTTTCGAGCTCGCCAAATGCTGGTGTCTAACGGCCAACAAACGATGGGCGTTGCACTGCCATGGGCCATTGGTGCCAGCCTACTAAAACCTGGTAGCAAAGTGGTATCGATATCAGGAGACGGCGGTTTTATGCAATCGAGCATGGAGTTAGAAACCGCGGTTAGACTGAACTGCAATATCGTCCATATTGTGTGGGTTGATAACGCCTACAACATGGTAGAAATGCAAGAGATCAACAAATATCAGCGCTGCTCTGGTGTGAAATTTGGACCAATTGATTTCAAGGCCTACGCCGAGTCATTTGGCGCGAAAGGCTTCGCAGTGACTAGTCAACACGAATTGCTACCGACATTGAATAAAGCCATGGACGTTGAAGGACCAGCAGTGGTGGCTATCCCCGTAGATTACAGCGACAACGACAAACTGATGTTGCCGCGCACAGAGAAAAATCAAGATCCCGTTTTTGTAAGTTTCGAAGGAGAAATCGCATGA
- the budA gene encoding acetolactate decarboxylase, translated as MRGFYNPLCACSLEVAKEFSEYHHVTGDGEIYQTSLMSALIAGVYEGSTTIEELLKHGDFGLGTFNELDGELIAFDKEVFQLKSDGSANPADLEQKTPFAVMTFFKPDIELPLTSRMSRHEVHSLIDDLVPSDNLFCAVRIDGVFDSVRTRTVPKQTRPYRPMLEVVKEQPTFRFTHKQGVVAGFRSPKYTTGINVPGYHEHFITDDRQGGGHIQDYSISSGFLQIGKVSRLVIDTPVSTDFLNANLAPEDINTAIEKAEK; from the coding sequence ATGCGTGGATTTTATAACCCTCTATGCGCTTGTTCGCTTGAAGTAGCGAAAGAATTTTCTGAATACCATCACGTTACCGGAGATGGTGAGATTTATCAGACTTCGTTAATGAGTGCTTTGATCGCTGGTGTTTACGAAGGCTCGACAACCATAGAAGAACTGCTGAAACATGGGGATTTTGGTTTAGGTACGTTCAATGAATTGGATGGTGAGTTGATTGCTTTTGATAAGGAAGTTTTTCAACTCAAGTCGGATGGCTCCGCAAACCCGGCAGACCTAGAGCAAAAAACGCCCTTTGCTGTCATGACTTTTTTTAAGCCTGATATCGAGCTGCCATTGACATCGCGCATGTCACGTCATGAAGTCCATAGCCTCATAGACGACCTGGTTCCAAGCGATAACCTATTTTGCGCAGTGCGCATTGATGGTGTTTTCGATTCAGTTCGTACTCGTACCGTACCTAAACAAACACGCCCTTATCGACCAATGCTTGAAGTGGTCAAAGAACAACCAACATTCCGCTTCACGCATAAGCAAGGCGTGGTCGCCGGCTTTCGCAGTCCTAAATATACGACTGGCATCAATGTACCCGGCTATCACGAACATTTTATTACCGATGACCGCCAAGGAGGTGGTCATATCCAGGATTACAGCATTTCGTCAGGATTTCTCCAGATTGGCAAAGTCTCACGGCTAGTGATTGATACCCCAGTATCGACAGACTTCCTCAACGCCAATTTGGCTCCGGAAGATATAAATACCGCCATAGAAAAGGCGGAAAAGTAA
- a CDS encoding LysR family transcriptional regulator: protein MEFRYLKYFVAVAETRHFTRAAERLGIAQPPLSQQIKKLEHELGVDLFKRLSRGVELTHAGQVFYTDAVNILADVERAKAKARQIARGENTQVKIGFATSTSTCIKVLERIGRIQENGVHLQTAELSMPELATQLKSKQLDLAIMRLPCYASEPFEHKVLFNDPFVAVIPAGHELAKYPCIQMKQLRGHKILLFPRETGPALFDGMSTLFADAGVRLEPQFAAPQLRTTIAMAQAGLGIALVPRSLAEHLDDSATVAEIEDIPLTSRVVVAWEASNLNKQALKVAMHIGHVEA, encoded by the coding sequence ATGGAATTTCGCTACCTGAAGTATTTTGTCGCGGTCGCCGAGACTCGTCACTTTACCCGAGCAGCTGAACGGTTAGGGATTGCGCAACCTCCTTTGAGTCAACAAATCAAAAAGCTAGAGCACGAGCTTGGCGTGGACTTATTTAAGCGCTTGTCTAGAGGAGTAGAACTGACCCATGCAGGGCAAGTCTTTTATACGGATGCGGTAAATATTCTTGCTGATGTGGAACGCGCTAAAGCAAAAGCCCGACAGATTGCCCGTGGTGAAAATACGCAGGTTAAAATTGGGTTCGCGACGTCAACATCAACCTGCATTAAGGTATTGGAGAGGATTGGGCGTATTCAAGAGAATGGGGTTCATTTACAGACGGCGGAACTGTCAATGCCAGAGCTTGCCACTCAGTTAAAAAGCAAACAACTTGATCTCGCAATCATGCGGCTACCCTGTTACGCCAGTGAGCCTTTTGAGCACAAGGTGTTGTTTAACGACCCGTTTGTCGCGGTGATTCCGGCGGGCCACGAACTGGCAAAGTATCCCTGTATCCAGATGAAACAGTTGAGAGGCCATAAAATTTTACTGTTTCCACGAGAGACTGGACCCGCATTGTTTGATGGCATGAGTACACTTTTTGCCGACGCAGGAGTAAGGCTCGAACCACAGTTCGCAGCACCGCAACTTCGTACGACGATTGCCATGGCGCAGGCCGGGTTAGGTATTGCTCTCGTTCCGCGCTCACTGGCTGAACATCTCGATGATTCCGCGACAGTCGCCGAGATTGAGGATATCCCTCTCACTAGTCGTGTTGTTGTTGCTTGGGAGGCATCTAATCTCAATAAACAAGCGCTAAAAGTAGCCATGCACATCGGTCATGTTGAGGCTTAA
- the hxpB gene encoding hexitol phosphatase HxpB, giving the protein MIYAAVFDMDGLLIDSEPLWKEAEKQVFSSVGVQVTEVLSKQTATMTTGEVTRFWYERNPWQEKSLEEVENAVVDKVEALIIEKGCELEGVTETLKLLKEKGFKIGLSTNSPYQLIPIILNKLGIASYFDAISSSDDVEQGKPEPDVYLLTINKLGVNSSNCIAFEDSYSGMLAATRANIKTVVIPQPDKFYQEFNEASLKLQKLSEFNESHLASLMDLNLKETIAPTPHESFLEEGLDCE; this is encoded by the coding sequence ATGATATACGCTGCGGTCTTTGATATGGACGGGTTGCTGATTGATTCAGAACCTTTGTGGAAGGAAGCGGAAAAGCAGGTGTTTTCATCAGTTGGTGTCCAAGTGACCGAAGTGCTGTCAAAGCAGACTGCAACTATGACGACAGGTGAAGTAACAAGGTTTTGGTATGAACGTAATCCTTGGCAAGAAAAGAGCCTAGAGGAAGTAGAGAATGCTGTTGTGGATAAAGTGGAGGCATTAATAATTGAAAAAGGATGCGAATTAGAGGGTGTTACAGAAACACTCAAATTGCTTAAGGAAAAAGGGTTTAAGATAGGGTTGTCTACTAATTCACCTTATCAACTCATTCCCATCATTTTGAACAAACTCGGTATTGCCAGTTACTTTGACGCGATATCATCGTCAGACGATGTAGAGCAGGGTAAGCCAGAGCCAGATGTCTACCTTTTAACAATCAATAAACTAGGTGTAAATTCAAGTAACTGTATTGCCTTTGAAGACTCTTATTCGGGTATGCTTGCGGCAACACGAGCAAACATAAAAACAGTCGTGATACCTCAACCTGATAAGTTCTACCAAGAGTTTAATGAAGCCAGTCTAAAGCTGCAAAAGCTATCAGAGTTTAATGAAAGCCATTTGGCGAGTTTAATGGACTTGAATTTGAAAGAAACAATTGCACCAACACCGCATGAAAGTTTTTTAGAAGAAGGACTTGATTGTGAATAG
- a CDS encoding DUF2474 domain-containing protein has protein sequence MKIKNWCRQWAWMVGIWVVSVAALGLVSMLFRVMMTAAGLKS, from the coding sequence ATGAAAATCAAAAATTGGTGCCGCCAGTGGGCTTGGATGGTTGGAATTTGGGTCGTTAGCGTCGCTGCATTAGGGTTAGTGTCTATGTTATTTCGCGTCATGATGACCGCTGCAGGGTTAAAATCTTAG
- the cydB gene encoding cytochrome d ubiquinol oxidase subunit II: protein MHFDLSVIWFAIIVFATLMYIIMDGFDLGIGILMPFIKDEKQKDVMVNSVAPVWDGNETWIVLGGASLFGAFPMAYAVIIEALTIPLTLMLIALIFRGVAFEFRFKALESHLKFWDRSFMVGSILTTFFQGIVVGAVIQGFAVENRVFVGSQLDWLSPFPIFCGLGLVATYALLGSTWLIMKTEGELQNTMYRFTNKTLLAMISALVIVSAWTPLAYPAIAERWFSLPNLFYLLPVPVITGLVCLKIADSVKKRKERSPFVMALVIVILGFAGLGISIWPNIIPPSISIWEAAAPASSQRFMLVGAVIIIPIILAYTFWSYYVFSGKVKEDEAYH from the coding sequence ATGCATTTTGATTTATCCGTGATTTGGTTCGCGATCATCGTTTTTGCCACTTTGATGTACATCATCATGGACGGCTTCGATTTGGGTATTGGAATACTGATGCCCTTCATCAAGGATGAAAAACAAAAAGACGTCATGGTCAACAGTGTCGCGCCAGTTTGGGACGGCAACGAAACTTGGATTGTGCTTGGAGGCGCATCTCTATTTGGCGCTTTTCCGATGGCTTACGCGGTGATTATTGAAGCGCTAACCATCCCTTTAACGTTGATGTTGATTGCTTTGATCTTTCGTGGCGTCGCGTTTGAGTTTCGCTTTAAAGCATTGGAAAGCCACTTAAAGTTCTGGGATCGCTCTTTTATGGTCGGCTCGATTTTAACCACGTTTTTCCAAGGCATCGTTGTTGGCGCGGTAATTCAAGGCTTTGCGGTGGAAAACCGCGTCTTCGTAGGTAGCCAACTCGACTGGCTCAGCCCTTTTCCCATCTTTTGTGGTTTGGGTTTAGTCGCAACGTACGCGCTGCTTGGTAGCACATGGCTCATCATGAAGACGGAAGGTGAACTGCAAAACACGATGTACCGCTTCACTAACAAAACACTACTGGCAATGATCTCCGCATTAGTCATTGTGAGCGCTTGGACTCCACTTGCTTACCCTGCCATTGCGGAAAGATGGTTTTCTCTGCCTAATTTGTTCTACTTACTGCCCGTACCTGTCATTACTGGGCTGGTCTGTTTGAAGATTGCCGACTCCGTTAAAAAGCGTAAAGAGCGCAGCCCTTTCGTGATGGCATTGGTGATCGTGATTCTCGGGTTCGCTGGGCTTGGCATCAGTATCTGGCCAAATATCATTCCTCCTAGCATATCGATATGGGAAGCAGCGGCTCCTGCAAGCAGTCAGCGCTTTATGCTCGTTGGAGCGGTGATCATCATCCCGATCATTCTGGCTTACACCTTTTGGAGTTACTACGTCTTCTCCGGAAAAGTGAAAGAAGACGAAGCGTACCATTAA
- a CDS encoding cytochrome ubiquinol oxidase subunit I, whose product MFGLDAFMLARIQFAFTVSFHIIFPAITIGLATYLAVLEGLWLKTRNPDYQKLYHFWSKIFAVNFGMGVVSGLVMAYQFGTNWSGFSDFAGSITGPLLTYEVLTAFFLEAGFLGVMLFGWRRVGEKLHFFATSMVALGTIISTFWILASNSWMQTPQGYEIVDGRVVPTDWFAIVFNPSFPYRLAHMSVAAFVSSALFVGASAAWHLLRGNQSTAVKTMFSMSLGILVFLAPLQAVIGDVHGLNTLEHQPAKIAAIEGHWDNSDGKPTPLILFGMPNMEQERTDYALEIPVLGSLILRHSLTEPIPALKDFPKEERPNSPIVFWSFRIMVGLGLLMIFQSFYSIWLRKKNTLYTSRWFLKFSLFMGPSGLIAILAGWFTTEVGRQPWVVYGVQKTRDAVSAHGDLQMSISLLCFLVVYSLVFGFGYYYMIHQIKKGPDAIEHDEHDMTTVSGRI is encoded by the coding sequence ATGTTTGGCCTCGACGCATTTATGCTTGCACGGATACAGTTCGCCTTTACGGTATCCTTTCATATTATTTTCCCCGCTATCACCATAGGTTTGGCCACCTATCTCGCCGTGCTGGAAGGCTTATGGCTAAAAACACGCAATCCCGATTACCAAAAGCTCTATCACTTCTGGTCGAAAATTTTTGCGGTTAACTTTGGAATGGGTGTTGTATCTGGTCTTGTCATGGCCTATCAATTCGGCACCAACTGGAGTGGTTTCTCCGACTTCGCTGGTTCTATCACTGGCCCATTACTGACTTATGAAGTGTTAACGGCTTTCTTTCTCGAAGCCGGATTTCTTGGCGTAATGCTGTTTGGGTGGCGTCGCGTCGGCGAAAAGCTGCACTTTTTTGCAACCTCGATGGTGGCGTTAGGCACGATCATTTCGACGTTCTGGATTCTCGCCTCCAACAGTTGGATGCAAACGCCACAAGGCTATGAAATTGTCGACGGACGTGTGGTGCCAACCGACTGGTTTGCTATCGTTTTCAATCCTTCATTTCCTTATCGTTTGGCGCACATGAGCGTCGCGGCTTTCGTCAGTTCAGCACTCTTTGTAGGCGCGTCAGCCGCTTGGCATTTATTGAGAGGCAATCAATCGACTGCGGTAAAAACCATGTTTTCGATGTCGCTCGGGATCTTAGTGTTCCTTGCGCCACTCCAAGCCGTGATTGGCGATGTGCACGGGCTAAACACTCTGGAACACCAGCCCGCCAAAATCGCTGCCATCGAAGGACATTGGGATAACAGCGATGGCAAACCAACCCCATTGATATTGTTCGGCATGCCAAACATGGAACAAGAACGCACAGACTATGCCTTAGAAATTCCTGTTTTAGGAAGTTTGATCCTACGCCACAGTTTAACTGAGCCAATCCCGGCGCTGAAAGACTTCCCGAAAGAGGAACGACCGAACTCACCTATCGTCTTTTGGTCATTTCGAATCATGGTCGGGCTAGGACTTCTGATGATTTTTCAAAGCTTCTACAGCATATGGTTACGAAAAAAGAACACGCTTTATACTTCGCGTTGGTTCCTCAAGTTTTCATTGTTTATGGGGCCATCTGGTCTTATCGCAATACTCGCTGGCTGGTTTACGACAGAGGTTGGTCGGCAACCTTGGGTCGTGTATGGCGTACAAAAAACGCGTGATGCGGTTTCTGCACACGGAGACCTACAAATGAGCATCAGCCTGCTGTGTTTCCTTGTTGTATACAGCTTGGTATTTGGTTTTGGTTATTACTATATGATCCACCAAATCAAGAAAGGCCCCGATGCAATCGAACACGATGAGCACGACATGACGACCGTTTCAGGTCGCATTTAG
- a CDS encoding aminotransferase-like domain-containing protein, producing the protein MAKYQELVEQLKRQIKSGIWHPGDKLPSLRRQSEHSGLSLMTVLHAYQILESQGWVTSQPRSGYRVAPNIKSSNEPQAPAAVSWTEQVDINEFIFDVLQASKNPSMINFGFAYPDPSLYPRYHVNRAMSAAARNMPISTTFDNLPPGNEQLRTIIAKRYAAKGIEISPDEIVITAGALEALTLSLQACTRPGDWVVVESPAFYGALQSLERLGLKALSVRTDPVTGIDLDSLERALQTHDVKACWLMSNFQNPLGFTLSNEKKQKLIELTQRYNVPVIEDDVYSELHAGNDSVYPLRMFDDTGNTMLCSSFSKSLIAGLRIGWVAAGKRALEVQKLQLMSTLATSAPVQMTLVHYLTSRNYESHLKQLRKKLFERKSKMTVLLSELLPEAVKVLSQSGGYFIWLELPKHIDALPIYREALKGNISIAPGKMFSLTEQYDHCIRLNASFELNDKYVHALNLLANIIREHLAK; encoded by the coding sequence TTGGCGAAGTATCAAGAGTTAGTGGAACAGCTTAAAAGGCAGATAAAATCGGGGATATGGCATCCGGGTGACAAGCTGCCTTCGCTGCGTCGCCAATCTGAACACTCGGGTTTGAGCTTGATGACGGTGTTGCACGCGTATCAAATTCTGGAATCTCAAGGCTGGGTCACGTCACAGCCGCGATCTGGTTATCGAGTAGCGCCCAATATTAAGAGCTCAAATGAACCCCAAGCGCCAGCCGCGGTTTCGTGGACTGAGCAGGTAGACATCAATGAGTTTATCTTTGATGTTCTGCAGGCGAGTAAAAATCCATCCATGATCAATTTTGGCTTTGCCTATCCAGACCCAAGTTTGTACCCACGATATCACGTGAATCGGGCGATGAGCGCAGCCGCTCGCAATATGCCGATTTCCACCACCTTTGATAACTTACCGCCGGGAAACGAGCAATTACGCACCATCATCGCGAAGCGTTATGCTGCGAAAGGCATTGAAATTTCACCCGATGAAATTGTCATTACGGCAGGCGCGCTGGAGGCGTTAACGCTCAGTTTGCAAGCCTGCACAAGACCGGGAGATTGGGTGGTTGTGGAGTCGCCTGCATTTTATGGTGCATTGCAATCCTTAGAGCGGTTAGGTTTGAAAGCGCTCTCAGTAAGAACAGACCCAGTCACGGGCATTGACCTAGACTCATTGGAACGAGCGCTGCAAACACACGATGTGAAAGCGTGCTGGCTGATGTCGAACTTCCAGAATCCTCTGGGTTTTACGCTTTCTAACGAGAAAAAACAAAAGCTGATTGAACTGACACAGCGATATAACGTGCCAGTGATTGAAGATGACGTGTACAGCGAACTGCATGCAGGGAATGACTCGGTTTATCCACTAAGAATGTTTGATGACACGGGCAATACCATGTTGTGCTCCTCGTTTTCAAAATCATTAATCGCAGGGCTACGTATTGGTTGGGTTGCGGCGGGAAAGCGGGCGCTAGAGGTACAAAAGTTACAGTTAATGAGTACATTAGCGACGAGTGCACCAGTGCAAATGACATTGGTACACTATTTAACAAGCCGCAATTATGAATCTCATTTGAAGCAGTTACGGAAAAAGCTGTTTGAACGTAAAAGTAAGATGACGGTTCTGCTTAGTGAGCTGTTACCTGAAGCAGTCAAAGTGTTAAGCCAAAGCGGTGGGTACTTTATTTGGTTAGAGCTTCCCAAGCATATTGATGCCTTGCCGATATATCGAGAAGCGCTAAAAGGTAATATCAGCATCGCACCGGGAAAGATGTTCAGCCTGACAGAACAATACGATCACTGTATTCGTCTTAACGCTTCTTTTGAGCTCAATGACAAATATGTTCATGCTCTCAATCTGCTCGCTAATATTATTCGCGAGCATTTGGCGAAATAG